Proteins from a genomic interval of Meiothermus sp.:
- a CDS encoding rhodanese-like domain-containing protein produces MTRNLDPKTAYRTLERYRVVDVREPEEWAEGVLPGALRLPLGTLGALAPLRLEREEPVLLYCRSGNRSQEALKTLLALGYRKVWHLEGGIKAWRETGIPCANPI; encoded by the coding sequence ATGACCCGAAACCTCGACCCCAAGACGGCTTACCGCACCCTCGAGCGCTACCGGGTGGTGGACGTGCGCGAGCCGGAGGAGTGGGCGGAGGGGGTGCTGCCGGGCGCCCTGCGGCTCCCCCTCGGCACCCTCGGGGCCTTGGCCCCGCTCCGCCTCGAGCGCGAAGAGCCGGTGCTGCTGTACTGCCGCAGCGGCAACCGCTCCCAAGAAGCCCTGAAGACCCTCCTGGCGCTGGGCTACCGCAAGGTCTGGCACCTCGAGGGCGGCATCAAGGCCTGGCGCGAGACGGGGATCCCCTGCGCCAACCCGATCTAA
- a CDS encoding rhodanese-like domain-containing protein, which translates to MLFRQIYEEGLAQGSYFIGCQAQGTAVVVDPRRDIQVYLEEAQKNGLKIVAVTETHIHADYLSGARELARATGAKLYLSDEGDENWKYRGLEGFDYQLVKDGDEIRVGNVTLTVVHTPGHTPEHISFLVRDGATATEPGFILTGDFVFVGDIGRPDLLEEAAGILGTAEPGARRMFKSLKEKFLTLPDYVQVWPGHGAGSACGKGLGAVASTTVGYERRFAWWADYLAKDDEAGFVRALLSGQPEAPYYFAQMKRLNRDGMPILGELKEPHPFTPEQFQQKLAEGALLVDTRDKFAFAGGHLEGAINIPAGKSFSTWAGWLLPYDRDFILLASPGRVQELATQLVRIGLDRVVGYIPSLDGYVQGELETVPQFTAAEAKALWERGEAVILDVRAADEHQAVRIPGALNLHAGRVMKHLGRIPRDKPVVLHCLGGDRSSTAISALLAAGFTNVINLTGGIRAWQEHGFPTEKGEARQAVGA; encoded by the coding sequence ATGCTGTTTCGACAGATCTACGAGGAAGGGCTGGCTCAAGGCAGCTACTTTATCGGGTGCCAAGCGCAGGGCACGGCCGTGGTGGTAGACCCCCGGCGGGATATCCAGGTTTATCTCGAGGAGGCCCAGAAAAACGGCCTGAAGATCGTGGCCGTCACCGAGACCCACATCCACGCCGACTACCTCTCCGGCGCCCGCGAGCTCGCCAGGGCCACCGGGGCCAAGCTCTACCTCTCCGACGAGGGCGACGAGAACTGGAAGTACAGGGGCCTCGAGGGCTTCGACTACCAGCTCGTCAAAGACGGCGACGAGATCCGGGTCGGCAACGTCACCCTCACCGTGGTTCACACCCCGGGCCATACCCCCGAGCACATCAGCTTTTTGGTACGGGACGGGGCGACCGCGACCGAACCCGGCTTTATCCTGACCGGCGACTTCGTGTTCGTGGGGGATATCGGCCGCCCCGACCTCCTCGAGGAGGCCGCCGGCATCCTGGGCACCGCCGAGCCGGGGGCCCGCCGGATGTTTAAGAGCCTGAAGGAGAAGTTCCTCACCCTGCCCGACTACGTGCAGGTGTGGCCCGGCCACGGCGCGGGCAGCGCCTGCGGCAAGGGGCTGGGGGCCGTAGCCAGCACCACCGTGGGCTACGAGCGCCGCTTCGCCTGGTGGGCCGACTACCTGGCTAAGGACGACGAAGCGGGCTTCGTGAGGGCCCTGCTTTCCGGCCAGCCCGAAGCCCCCTACTACTTCGCCCAGATGAAGCGGCTCAACCGCGACGGCATGCCGATCCTGGGGGAGCTCAAGGAACCCCACCCGTTCACCCCCGAGCAGTTCCAGCAAAAGCTGGCCGAGGGGGCTTTGCTGGTGGACACCCGCGACAAGTTCGCCTTCGCCGGGGGGCACCTCGAGGGGGCGATTAACATCCCGGCGGGCAAGAGCTTCTCCACCTGGGCCGGCTGGCTTTTGCCCTACGACCGCGACTTCATCCTGCTGGCCAGCCCCGGGCGGGTGCAGGAGCTGGCCACCCAGCTCGTCCGCATCGGGCTGGACCGGGTGGTGGGGTATATCCCCAGCCTGGACGGCTACGTGCAGGGCGAGCTCGAGACCGTCCCCCAGTTCACCGCCGCCGAGGCCAAGGCGCTGTGGGAGCGGGGCGAGGCGGTCATCCTCGACGTGCGCGCCGCCGACGAGCACCAGGCCGTGCGCATCCCCGGCGCCCTCAACCTCCACGCGGGCCGGGTGATGAAGCACCTGGGCCGCATCCCCAGGGACAAGCCGGTGGTGCTGCACTGCCTGGGCGGCGACCGCTCCTCCACCGCGATCAGCGCCCTGCTGGCCGCCGGCTTCACCAACGTCATCAACCTCACCGGGGGGATCAGGGCCTGGCAGGAGCACGGCTTCCCCACCGAGAAGGGGGAGGCGCGCCAGGCGGTGGGGGCCTGA
- a CDS encoding metal-sensitive transcriptional regulator → MSAVANRTRTQRKPRPAPPTKEQVLNRLKRLEGQVRGLQKMVEEGRDCREILTLLSGVRSALEATGDIIFETYLEECQADLAKGQGDTRGIVEAVRLLRR, encoded by the coding sequence TTGAGTGCCGTTGCGAACCGAACCCGAACCCAGCGCAAGCCCCGGCCCGCTCCCCCGACCAAGGAGCAGGTGCTCAACCGCCTCAAGCGCCTGGAGGGCCAGGTGCGCGGCCTGCAGAAGATGGTCGAGGAGGGCCGCGACTGCCGCGAGATCCTCACCCTGCTCTCCGGCGTGCGCAGCGCCCTCGAGGCCACCGGCGACATCATCTTCGAGACCTACCTCGAGGAGTGCCAGGCCGACTTAGCCAAGGGCCAGGGGGACACGCGGGGCATCGTGGAGGCCGTGCGCCTGCTGCGCCGCTGA
- a CDS encoding TlpA disulfide reductase family protein, which translates to MSLTPDALLLGPLALSWPNLALLLGALAFTALAARRGLEARGWWVLLAALLAARLGYVLEHLGTWPDPASALLGVVDVRSGGWSWAWGLAGGALTAGALLRREAGRLLVPAAGALALAALPLGLQQALLRPGLALESPALDARPLAYLEPGRSQPSPARFGDLPKPMLLNVWATWCPPCRTEMPLLAEYQQKGYPVVLLNAGEGAGAVEGFLREAGLSARVFLDSANLRESFRVSGLPTTLLIGADGRVLARHLGPVNRAQLEELLQRLR; encoded by the coding sequence ATGAGCCTGACCCCCGACGCCCTCCTGCTGGGGCCGCTGGCCCTGAGCTGGCCCAACCTGGCCCTGCTGCTGGGGGCCCTGGCCTTCACCGCGCTGGCGGCGCGCCGGGGCCTGGAGGCCCGGGGGTGGTGGGTGCTGCTGGCGGCGCTCCTGGCGGCCCGGCTGGGGTACGTGCTGGAGCACCTGGGGACCTGGCCCGACCCCGCCTCGGCCCTGCTGGGGGTCGTGGACGTCCGCAGCGGGGGCTGGAGCTGGGCGTGGGGGCTGGCCGGGGGCGCGCTGACGGCCGGGGCCCTGCTGCGCCGGGAGGCCGGCCGGCTCCTGGTCCCCGCCGCCGGCGCGCTCGCCCTGGCCGCGCTCCCGCTCGGGCTCCAGCAGGCGCTGCTGCGCCCCGGCTTGGCCCTCGAGAGCCCGGCCCTCGACGCGCGGCCGCTGGCCTACCTCGAGCCCGGCCGCTCCCAGCCCTCCCCCGCGCGCTTCGGCGACCTGCCCAAGCCCATGCTGCTCAACGTCTGGGCCACCTGGTGCCCGCCCTGCCGCACCGAGATGCCCCTGCTGGCGGAGTACCAGCAGAAGGGCTACCCCGTCGTGCTGCTCAACGCCGGGGAGGGTGCGGGGGCCGTCGAGGGCTTCCTGCGCGAGGCCGGCCTGTCGGCGCGGGTCTTCCTGGACAGCGCCAACCTGCGGGAGAGCTTCCGGGTCAGCGGCCTGCCTACCACCTTGCTGATCGGGGCGGACGGGCGGGTCCTGGCGCGCCACCTCGGCCCCGTCAACCGGGCGCAGCTCGAGGAGCTCCTCCAGCGGCTGCGGTAG
- a CDS encoding rhodanese-like domain-containing protein produces the protein MGRLRPFLACRVQGFSPCRVTPWLLAVLAVLMLFNGCAPKPGYKDVSVQELRAASEPGRVVLDVREPYEYAEGHVPGSTLLPLGQVAARAGQLPKDAPVYVICRSGNRSVQASRTLAELGFKDVRNVQGGILAWQSAGYPLER, from the coding sequence ATGGGCCGCCTGCGCCCCTTCCTGGCCTGCCGGGTGCAGGGCTTCTCGCCGTGCCGGGTGACGCCCTGGCTCCTGGCGGTCCTGGCGGTCCTCATGTTGTTCAACGGCTGCGCCCCCAAGCCGGGCTACAAGGACGTGAGCGTGCAGGAGCTTCGGGCCGCCAGCGAGCCCGGCCGCGTCGTGCTGGACGTGCGCGAGCCCTACGAGTACGCCGAGGGGCACGTGCCGGGGTCCACCCTGCTGCCCCTGGGGCAGGTGGCCGCCCGGGCCGGGCAGCTCCCCAAGGACGCCCCGGTGTACGTGATCTGCCGCAGCGGCAACCGCTCGGTACAGGCCAGCCGGACGCTGGCCGAGCTCGGCTTCAAGGACGTGCGCAACGTGCAGGGCGGCATACTGGCCTGGCAGTCGGCGGGCTATCCTCTGGAGCGATGA
- a CDS encoding heavy metal translocating P-type ATPase, with translation MSRPTPAPPAPPAPELCYRVEGMDCADCANKIEALVNRTPGASNPRVAFTTQVLRLNLDESVTPRESLEAKIRSLGYKPTLLVPEGTKSHTHPEEAAHHPDRGEARAQDGEHVHELEDKPWHATRQGREVITTGVLLVAALVFGFIEPQLSRWGYIAATLIGAWSLARKAWAGVRLGNPFSINTLVTIAAIGAVVIDEATEAAVVVFLFAVGELLESIAAGRARAGIKALAALAPKTAFLLEGEGEDIRTREVPASSLRVGQVVQVRPGGRVPADGTILSGFSALDDSPVTGESVPVNKGPGDPVYAGSINTDGVLTVRVDKDPSDNTIARIIHLVEEAQESKAPTARFIDRFSRYYTPGVLAVATLIAVVPPLFLGGAWHEWLYKALALLLIGCPCALVLSVPAAITSAISAGARRGLLIKGGAVLETLARVRTVAFDKTGTLTEGRPRVTDVVALEGSEAELLGLAAAVEQGSSHPLAKAIVEKADEVGATLPPSSDQQAVQGKGAQAMVQGRTLVVGSPRYAAELAPLAAEVAGQIEAMELQGKTVVVLLNPPTPLGLIALRDEPRPDARKAVQALHRMGIQTVMLTGDNRRTAEAVARQLGIDTVIAEVLPEDKAAKVKELQAQGRKVAMVGDGINDAPALAWADVGIAMGGGTDVALETADAAVLRGSVRGVAELVRLSRDTMRVVAQNIAFALGLKAVFLATTLLGITGLWPAILADTGATALVTLNSLRLLRFR, from the coding sequence ATGAGCCGCCCAACGCCCGCACCCCCCGCGCCCCCCGCGCCCGAGCTGTGCTACCGGGTCGAGGGGATGGACTGCGCCGACTGCGCCAACAAGATCGAGGCCCTGGTGAACCGCACCCCCGGAGCGTCTAACCCCCGCGTGGCCTTCACCACGCAGGTGCTGCGGCTCAACCTGGATGAGTCGGTCACGCCGAGGGAAAGCCTGGAGGCCAAGATACGCTCCCTGGGCTATAAGCCCACCCTGCTGGTCCCGGAGGGTACCAAAAGCCATACCCACCCGGAAGAGGCCGCCCACCACCCTGACCGGGGTGAGGCTAGGGCCCAGGACGGCGAACACGTCCACGAGCTGGAGGACAAGCCCTGGCACGCCACCCGCCAAGGGCGCGAGGTGATCACTACCGGCGTATTGCTGGTGGCGGCCCTCGTCTTCGGCTTTATCGAGCCGCAGCTTTCACGCTGGGGCTACATCGCTGCCACCCTGATCGGGGCCTGGTCGCTGGCCCGCAAGGCCTGGGCCGGGGTGAGGCTGGGCAACCCCTTCAGCATCAACACCCTGGTCACCATCGCCGCCATCGGCGCGGTCGTGATCGACGAGGCCACCGAGGCCGCGGTGGTGGTCTTCCTGTTCGCGGTGGGCGAGCTGCTGGAAAGCATCGCTGCCGGAAGGGCCAGGGCAGGGATCAAAGCCCTGGCCGCCCTGGCCCCCAAGACCGCTTTCCTCCTCGAGGGGGAAGGGGAGGACATCCGTACCCGCGAGGTTCCCGCCAGCAGCCTGCGGGTCGGGCAGGTGGTGCAGGTGCGCCCGGGCGGGCGGGTCCCCGCCGACGGCACCATCCTGAGCGGGTTCTCGGCCCTGGACGACTCGCCGGTGACCGGAGAATCGGTCCCCGTGAACAAGGGCCCCGGCGACCCGGTCTACGCGGGCAGCATCAACACCGACGGGGTGCTCACCGTGCGGGTGGACAAGGACCCCTCCGACAACACCATTGCCCGCATCATCCACCTCGTCGAGGAGGCCCAGGAAAGCAAAGCCCCCACCGCCCGCTTCATCGACCGCTTCAGCCGCTACTACACCCCTGGGGTTCTGGCGGTCGCGACCTTGATCGCGGTGGTTCCCCCCCTGTTCCTGGGCGGAGCCTGGCACGAGTGGCTCTACAAGGCGCTGGCGCTATTGCTCATCGGCTGCCCCTGCGCGCTGGTGCTCTCGGTGCCGGCGGCCATCACCTCGGCCATCTCGGCGGGGGCGCGGCGGGGCCTGCTGATCAAGGGGGGCGCGGTGCTGGAGACCCTCGCCCGCGTCCGCACCGTCGCCTTCGACAAGACCGGCACCCTCACCGAGGGGCGGCCCCGGGTGACCGATGTGGTTGCTCTGGAAGGCTCCGAGGCCGAACTGCTGGGCCTCGCCGCTGCGGTCGAACAGGGCTCCTCCCACCCCCTGGCCAAAGCCATCGTGGAGAAGGCCGACGAGGTGGGGGCCACGCTGCCCCCTTCCAGCGACCAGCAGGCCGTCCAGGGCAAGGGGGCACAAGCCATGGTGCAGGGCCGAACCCTGGTGGTCGGCTCGCCCAGGTACGCAGCCGAACTCGCTCCCCTGGCCGCAGAGGTAGCCGGGCAGATCGAGGCGATGGAACTCCAGGGCAAGACCGTGGTGGTGCTGCTGAACCCGCCCACCCCGCTGGGCCTCATCGCCCTGCGGGACGAGCCGCGGCCCGACGCCCGCAAGGCGGTGCAGGCGCTGCACCGCATGGGTATCCAGACCGTGATGCTCACCGGCGACAACCGCCGCACCGCCGAGGCCGTGGCCCGCCAGCTGGGCATAGACACAGTAATCGCCGAGGTTTTACCCGAGGACAAAGCGGCTAAGGTGAAAGAGCTCCAGGCCCAGGGGCGCAAGGTGGCGATGGTGGGCGACGGCATCAACGACGCGCCCGCCCTGGCCTGGGCCGACGTGGGCATCGCCATGGGAGGGGGCACCGACGTGGCCCTCGAGACCGCCGACGCCGCCGTGCTGCGGGGCTCGGTGCGGGGGGTAGCCGAGCTGGTGCGGCTCTCGCGGGACACGATGCGGGTCGTGGCGCAGAACATCGCCTTCGCGCTGGGCCTGAAGGCGGTGTTCCTGGCCACCACGCTGCTGGGCATCACCGGTTTGTGGCCCGCCATCCTGGCCGACACCGGGGCCACCGCGCTGGTCACGCTGAACTCGCTGCGGCTGCTGCGCTTCCGCTAG
- a CDS encoding helix-turn-helix transcriptional regulator encodes MPTALDRAAACEERGIHPEALETARRAAPDEARVARASSLLKAVSDPTRLRILAALAATELCVCDLAALTGTSESAVSHQLRLLREERLVAFRKEGRMAYYRLMDHHVTELIRSALEHAQEPG; translated from the coding sequence ATGCCGACCGCTTTAGACCGAGCCGCCGCCTGCGAGGAGCGGGGCATCCACCCCGAAGCCCTCGAGACGGCCCGCCGGGCCGCTCCCGACGAGGCGCGCGTGGCGCGGGCGAGCAGCCTGCTCAAGGCGGTGAGCGACCCCACCCGGCTGCGCATCCTGGCCGCGCTGGCCGCGACCGAGCTGTGCGTGTGCGACCTCGCCGCCCTCACCGGCACCAGCGAGTCGGCGGTGAGCCACCAGCTAAGGCTGCTGCGGGAGGAGCGGCTGGTGGCCTTCCGCAAGGAGGGGCGCATGGCCTACTACCGGCTGATGGACCACCACGTCACCGAGCTCATCCGCAGCGCGCTCGAGCACGCCCAGGAGCCCGGCTGA
- a CDS encoding GNAT family N-acetyltransferase — protein MNHFLVDVLPWEQQVWIVPPEQLSLSQYVRYRWWKARTFRSSLKLSRPQWYGFLSHEGRWVSMLEIVHRPAKVGVEDVRLGLVGAVTTLPQARGKGYASVLLRESIGFIGDRLKCDFAWLMCAEDLVPFYERLGWQRVQGPFYFQQPGGRVQGELAAMAFACQGRSWPEGELDLCGLPL, from the coding sequence ATGAATCACTTTCTCGTCGACGTTCTTCCCTGGGAGCAGCAAGTCTGGATCGTCCCCCCGGAGCAGCTTTCGCTCAGCCAGTACGTGCGCTACCGCTGGTGGAAAGCCCGCACTTTCCGGAGCTCGCTCAAGCTCTCCCGGCCTCAGTGGTACGGCTTCTTGAGCCATGAAGGCCGGTGGGTGAGCATGCTGGAAATCGTCCACCGCCCGGCGAAGGTCGGGGTGGAGGACGTGCGGCTGGGCTTGGTAGGGGCGGTGACCACTCTCCCGCAAGCGAGGGGCAAAGGCTACGCCTCCGTGCTGCTGCGGGAGAGCATCGGGTTCATCGGCGACCGGCTTAAGTGCGATTTCGCCTGGTTGATGTGCGCGGAGGATCTGGTCCCCTTCTATGAACGCCTGGGCTGGCAGCGCGTGCAAGGGCCGTTTTACTTCCAGCAGCCCGGCGGCAGGGTGCAGGGTGAGTTGGCGGCAATGGCGTTCGCCTGTCAGGGCAGGTCCTGGCCGGAAGGGGAGCTCGACCTGTGCGGCCTGCCCCTCTAG
- a CDS encoding M48 family metalloprotease has protein sequence MGRAIEASLLTLLLLLGAPLLLVAGTSGHPGMSGALDWLGDCWFALRAGEAAVGLVLLAALGPGALAAFRMLRELVTRWALLASLRREVGGAAQPPDLSELAQSLGLRRVVYVDRPDVFAFTQLSEVVVSRGLVELLPREELKAVLLHERYHLMRRSVKRGLWVAGLTAATAFLPVAPLLQRAWWLREELDADRAAAVVGGDVVASALLRLARHAHAESAPNAEILGSSLALRVQAVLGQPAPLFEGHRWRAAVVKSALILAALSLVPLLLHAAPLEWHLRDWLPHGPGQSC, from the coding sequence ATGGGTCGCGCCATCGAGGCCAGCCTGCTCACCTTGCTGCTGCTGCTGGGGGCGCCGTTGCTGCTGGTGGCAGGCACCAGCGGTCACCCGGGCATGAGCGGGGCCTTGGACTGGCTCGGGGACTGCTGGTTCGCCCTCCGGGCAGGAGAGGCGGCCGTCGGGCTGGTTCTGCTGGCCGCGCTGGGTCCAGGGGCTCTCGCGGCTTTCCGGATGCTGCGCGAGCTGGTCACGAGGTGGGCTCTGCTGGCCTCACTGCGCCGTGAGGTCGGCGGGGCCGCCCAGCCCCCCGATCTCAGCGAGCTCGCGCAGAGCCTGGGCTTGAGGCGGGTGGTATACGTGGACCGGCCCGACGTGTTCGCCTTCACCCAGCTCTCCGAGGTGGTGGTGAGCCGGGGCCTGGTCGAGCTGCTGCCCCGCGAGGAGCTCAAAGCTGTCCTGCTGCACGAGCGGTACCATCTGATGCGCCGCTCGGTCAAACGTGGCCTGTGGGTGGCCGGCCTGACCGCCGCCACGGCATTCCTGCCCGTCGCACCGCTCCTGCAGCGGGCCTGGTGGTTACGGGAAGAGCTCGACGCCGACCGGGCGGCGGCGGTGGTGGGCGGTGACGTGGTGGCCTCGGCCTTGTTGCGCCTCGCACGGCATGCCCATGCAGAGTCGGCCCCGAATGCTGAAATTCTAGGCTCGAGCCTGGCTCTGCGGGTGCAGGCCGTCTTGGGGCAACCGGCGCCTCTTTTTGAGGGGCACCGCTGGCGGGCGGCTGTGGTGAAAAGCGCGCTCATCCTGGCGGCACTGTCCCTCGTACCACTCCTGCTGCACGCCGCGCCTCTGGAGTGGCATCTGCGGGACTGGTTACCCCACGGCCCGGGTCAGAGCTGCTAG
- a CDS encoding BlaI/MecI/CopY family transcriptional regulator translates to MGEVRSFHLNEQGLQRVLGGLEAAVMEVLWKHGPQTIAEVQKALLPQRLAFNTVMTVLSRLVAKGLVTRCQPGGRRSVYGAALSREAFVEGLTHDVVVGLVRDFGDYAVAQFVAALEREDPGRIAELEALLRRKREGS, encoded by the coding sequence ATGGGCGAGGTGCGCTCGTTCCACCTCAACGAGCAGGGGTTGCAGCGGGTCCTGGGCGGCCTCGAGGCGGCGGTGATGGAAGTGCTGTGGAAGCATGGGCCCCAGACGATCGCGGAGGTGCAGAAGGCCTTGTTGCCGCAGCGGCTAGCCTTCAACACGGTGATGACGGTGCTCAGTCGCCTGGTCGCCAAAGGGCTGGTGACCCGCTGCCAACCGGGTGGGAGGCGCTCGGTCTACGGAGCGGCCCTGTCCAGGGAAGCCTTCGTAGAGGGGTTGACCCACGACGTTGTGGTAGGTCTGGTGCGCGATTTCGGGGACTACGCGGTGGCCCAGTTCGTCGCTGCGCTCGAGCGCGAGGATCCCGGGCGCATCGCCGAGCTCGAGGCCCTACTGCGGCGCAAACGGGAAGGCTCGTGA